In Kordia antarctica, the following proteins share a genomic window:
- a CDS encoding acyltransferase family protein — translation MEKTTRIHSLDSLRAIMMLLGILLHSAVTYNVTDHGEVWNLKDPESTHIATDFLVLLIHSFRMPIFFLIAGFFGAMLFYERKPFKMIQNRVSRIVFPFVVFLLILTPILGFVFRYSNFAFSGLPDAFAKAIAPFTEISSYLPNGTAHLWFLYYLIYTTGFSVLLALLMKRIPKVTSKITKVFDWIIQKPFVRIVFFSGIMFAILSVLKTPMIAASTSLIPNAETFICYLFFYIVGWILYKSKQHLDTIMHYDWLCVILGIILVISQGVLIQYSGLDLKPTSNSSLLILFSALIVWLFIFGITGLFIRYGSKHSARMRYISDASYWVYLIHLPLTIILPIAVWKLPIGAIPKFLLVTFLTTVICFVTYHFFVRNTFIGKFLNGRKYAKNKK, via the coding sequence TTGGAAAAAACCACACGCATACATTCCCTAGATTCTTTACGCGCCATTATGATGTTGCTTGGCATTTTGTTGCATTCCGCAGTGACGTATAATGTAACAGATCATGGTGAAGTTTGGAATTTAAAAGATCCTGAATCTACACATATTGCCACCGATTTTTTAGTTTTGTTGATACATTCCTTTCGAATGCCAATCTTTTTTCTGATTGCAGGTTTTTTTGGTGCGATGCTTTTTTACGAGCGAAAACCATTCAAAATGATTCAAAATCGTGTGTCACGAATTGTATTTCCGTTTGTTGTATTTCTGTTAATCTTAACGCCAATTCTTGGATTTGTATTTCGATATTCAAATTTTGCGTTTAGCGGTTTGCCAGATGCTTTCGCGAAAGCAATTGCTCCTTTTACTGAAATCTCCAGCTACTTACCAAATGGAACGGCGCATTTATGGTTTTTATATTACTTAATCTATACGACAGGATTTTCAGTTTTACTGGCATTACTCATGAAAAGAATCCCAAAAGTGACTTCCAAAATTACAAAAGTGTTTGATTGGATTATTCAGAAACCATTCGTACGAATTGTATTTTTTTCAGGAATCATGTTTGCGATACTTTCAGTTTTAAAAACACCAATGATTGCAGCTTCAACTTCTTTAATTCCGAATGCTGAAACCTTTATTTGTTATCTATTTTTCTATATAGTCGGCTGGATTTTATACAAGTCGAAACAACATTTAGATACAATTATGCACTACGATTGGTTGTGTGTAATTCTCGGAATTATATTAGTGATAAGTCAAGGTGTGCTTATTCAATATTCAGGATTAGACTTGAAACCAACGAGTAATTCTTCGCTCTTAATTCTTTTTAGCGCGTTGATTGTTTGGTTATTTATTTTCGGAATCACAGGACTTTTCATTCGGTACGGAAGTAAACATTCCGCGCGGATGCGTTACATTTCAGATGCTTCATATTGGGTATATTTAATTCATTTACCACTAACGATTATCTTACCAATTGCAGTCTGGAAGTTACCTATTGGAGCCATTCCAAAGTTTTTATTAGTCACATTTTTAACTACAGTAATTTGTTTTGTAACGTATCATTTTTTCGTTCGAAACACATTTATCGGGAAATTTTTGAATGGAAGAAAGTATGCTAAAAACAAAAAGTGA
- the ruvX gene encoding Holliday junction resolvase RuvX encodes MARILAIDYGKKRTGIAVTDEMQLIASGLTTVRTHDLIPFLKEYVAKEKVELFLVGEPKQMNYEASESEVLIVEFIRLLTKAIPTIPIKREDERFTSKMAFQTMIDSGLKKKQRQNKSLIDEISATIILQSYLYK; translated from the coding sequence ATGGCTCGTATTCTAGCAATTGATTATGGAAAGAAACGAACGGGAATTGCCGTTACCGACGAGATGCAACTCATTGCTTCTGGTTTAACGACAGTTCGTACGCACGATTTGATTCCATTCTTAAAAGAATATGTTGCCAAAGAAAAAGTGGAACTGTTTTTGGTAGGAGAACCGAAACAAATGAATTATGAAGCTTCCGAAAGTGAAGTCTTAATTGTAGAATTCATTCGATTGTTAACCAAAGCAATTCCAACAATTCCAATAAAACGTGAAGACGAACGTTTTACTTCAAAAATGGCGTTTCAAACCATGATTGATAGCGGATTGAAAAAGAAACAACGTCAAAATAAAAGTTTAATAGATGAAATAAGTGCAACGATTATTTTGCAATCTTATCTATACAAATAA
- the def gene encoding peptide deformylase has translation MIVPIVAFGDPVLRKVSEDITPEYPNLDTLLENMFETMYNAYGVGLAAPQIGLPIRLFMIDATGFAEDEELSEEQRKQLEGMKKVFINAKITERDGEPWVFNEGCLSIPDVREDVFRPESIKIEYMDENFEKHVEEYDGLAARVIQHEYDHIEGILFTDKLSPLKRRLLKGRLTNISRGRIKVDYKMRFPDAKKIR, from the coding sequence ATGATAGTACCAATTGTCGCTTTTGGCGATCCAGTTTTACGAAAAGTATCCGAAGATATTACACCCGAATATCCAAATTTAGATACGCTGCTCGAAAATATGTTTGAAACCATGTACAATGCGTATGGTGTAGGATTGGCAGCACCACAAATAGGATTGCCAATTCGTTTGTTTATGATTGATGCGACTGGTTTTGCAGAAGATGAAGAACTAAGCGAAGAACAACGTAAACAATTAGAAGGCATGAAAAAAGTGTTTATCAACGCAAAAATTACTGAGCGCGATGGTGAACCGTGGGTTTTCAATGAAGGTTGTTTGAGTATTCCAGATGTTCGTGAAGATGTTTTCCGTCCGGAAAGTATCAAAATTGAATACATGGACGAAAACTTTGAAAAGCATGTAGAAGAATATGATGGTTTGGCGGCAAGAGTCATTCAGCATGAATACGATCATATCGAAGGAATTTTATTTACTGATAAACTATCTCCACTAAAAAGGCGTTTATTAAAAGGAAGATTGACAAACATTTCGCGCGGACGCATAAAAGTAGATTACAAAATGCGTTTTCCTGATGCCAAAAAAATACGATGA
- a CDS encoding DUF5606 family protein, giving the protein MGLDKILAISGKPGLYELKKQTRNGFVAESLTDGKKISVSLRHNVSLLSEIAIYTQTEEVPLAQVLEKVKEKENGAITSVNHKESKTVLANYFSEVLPDYDESRVYPSDIKKVIQWYNLLHSKGMTDFSVEEVSSEEE; this is encoded by the coding sequence ATGGGTTTAGATAAAATATTAGCGATTTCTGGGAAACCAGGACTTTATGAATTAAAAAAACAAACACGTAATGGTTTTGTTGCAGAATCATTAACTGATGGAAAAAAAATCTCTGTAAGTTTACGTCATAACGTGAGTTTACTTTCTGAAATTGCTATTTATACGCAAACGGAAGAAGTTCCATTAGCACAAGTTTTAGAAAAAGTAAAAGAGAAAGAAAATGGTGCAATAACGTCTGTAAATCATAAAGAATCAAAAACAGTATTAGCAAATTATTTTTCAGAAGTATTACCAGATTACGATGAAAGTAGAGTATATCCAAGTGATATTAAAAAAGTAATTCAGTGGTACAATTTGTTACATTCTAAAGGAATGACAGATTTCTCTGTGGAAGAAGTTTCTTCAGAAGAAGAATAA
- a CDS encoding pentapeptide repeat-containing protein: protein MIENIIPKETIAYYNRKFKIEKGFFKNLFLLVKDNPSKPIDEIASTFFNVNVIKVAELDEKKVYGLIFNSLERVCYHIIWSNQELFSNINFAKQINCTKPLQEDLERLEIEIDFDFFYNYKKNEFIQNFTTLFQECMITIGVEKLFAGNLTFNFERLLYIAMIKERSSKDYYYQSIGQVYKNDPFKNFTQHRKSQELYLLYLTKFYTSTILGDQNGMTLANLYVAPDFSVFKECLTKEEQKNRYHNERVFWSLGNYRNVHDLIYDYTENEIQDENTLENAAANCLMILGYPGQGKTSLCYRTLYNLIEERRKLDTNYYLIKLRNISETKELINNPIKVISSFVADIFEIEFERKEENLVILDGLDELYMKEGLNSNDIDEFCRELGNASTLLPNTKFIITSRYGYVNLERLKKNEFIVLSLNEFDVERQQEWVAKYRLFHPDSNLDSKQLEYINQNIEHVSELIRQPILLHLISKVEIDYDALSNRTDIYNKLFDTLIGRKWEKKGQIDNLLGLTKTSLRRYIRDIALSIFQGDYEYIRKKDLEELPATQSFLNKLEKDNLRDSLKSIMISFYFQEVKRKKTDTVEEDSSNYAIEFLHKSLQEYLVAEKVWHGFLELIDKRANGEYFIDTWQDALEHISDILSSKIISKEVTEYLIELIQNEKDIRLKNDLKERLQLYFNSFLNVNFHDSNRKKSPQIESAINTFYGFWTIFSHLDIDKNYIPSQYKDTFVQLLKWSLSQRHLYYNLSYQDLSHSNLKGVNFHEVDLNHTDLSYCSLQGASFENASITKSNFYSSELHRIDFSYAMIYDTDISYCTLINCNLSSIIVEKCDFAHTDFLKCFYLSASFENCNFTEISNMSKVDLYLCEKMIAPNNLDKLIKDSLPDEKLTKNTSIIGNELFE, encoded by the coding sequence ATGATTGAAAATATTATACCAAAAGAAACCATTGCCTATTATAATCGAAAATTTAAGATCGAAAAAGGATTTTTTAAAAATCTTTTCCTGCTTGTTAAAGACAATCCATCTAAACCGATAGATGAAATAGCTTCGACTTTTTTCAATGTGAATGTCATAAAAGTTGCTGAACTTGATGAAAAAAAAGTATATGGATTAATTTTCAATTCTCTGGAAAGAGTTTGCTATCATATTATCTGGTCTAACCAAGAATTATTCTCAAACATAAATTTTGCAAAACAAATCAATTGCACCAAACCACTACAAGAGGATTTAGAAAGGTTGGAAATAGAAATTGATTTTGATTTTTTTTATAATTACAAAAAAAATGAATTTATACAAAACTTTACAACTCTATTTCAAGAATGCATGATTACCATAGGAGTTGAAAAACTATTCGCTGGTAATTTAACATTCAATTTTGAAAGGCTTTTATATATCGCTATGATTAAGGAACGAAGTTCTAAAGATTATTACTATCAATCAATTGGGCAAGTTTATAAAAATGATCCTTTCAAAAACTTTACGCAACATAGAAAATCTCAAGAACTCTATTTACTGTACTTAACAAAGTTTTACACCTCAACAATCTTAGGCGATCAAAATGGTATGACATTAGCAAATTTATATGTCGCTCCAGATTTTTCCGTTTTTAAAGAATGTCTTACCAAAGAAGAGCAAAAAAACCGGTATCATAATGAACGAGTTTTTTGGAGTTTGGGAAACTATCGAAATGTGCACGACCTCATTTATGATTACACAGAAAATGAGATTCAAGATGAAAACACGCTTGAAAATGCTGCAGCCAATTGTTTGATGATTCTTGGATATCCTGGACAAGGAAAAACGTCTTTGTGTTACCGAACGTTGTATAATTTGATAGAAGAAAGAAGAAAGCTTGACACAAATTATTATCTTATTAAACTTCGTAATATTTCTGAGACTAAAGAATTAATCAATAATCCAATCAAGGTTATTTCTTCTTTTGTTGCTGATATTTTTGAAATAGAGTTTGAGCGCAAAGAAGAAAACCTTGTGATACTTGATGGTTTGGACGAATTGTATATGAAAGAAGGTTTAAATAGTAATGATATTGATGAATTTTGTAGAGAGTTGGGAAATGCTTCTACGCTTTTACCTAACACGAAATTCATTATCACTTCTCGGTACGGTTATGTAAATTTAGAGCGCTTGAAAAAGAACGAATTCATTGTTCTTTCGCTGAATGAGTTTGATGTTGAACGTCAGCAAGAATGGGTTGCAAAGTATCGCTTATTTCATCCAGATTCTAACTTAGATAGTAAACAATTGGAATACATCAACCAAAATATTGAACATGTTTCCGAGTTGATTCGCCAACCTATTTTGTTACATTTAATTTCTAAAGTAGAAATTGATTACGATGCACTTTCCAACAGGACAGATATTTACAATAAATTGTTTGATACTTTAATTGGACGAAAGTGGGAAAAGAAAGGACAGATTGATAATTTACTTGGACTTACTAAAACGAGTTTACGAAGATATATTAGAGATATTGCGCTTTCCATTTTTCAAGGTGATTACGAATATATTCGCAAAAAAGATTTGGAGGAATTACCAGCTACACAGAGTTTTTTAAATAAACTTGAAAAAGATAATTTAAGAGATTCTTTGAAAAGTATTATGATTTCCTTCTACTTTCAAGAAGTGAAACGAAAAAAAACAGATACTGTGGAAGAAGACAGTAGCAATTATGCCATTGAATTTTTACACAAATCTTTACAGGAATATTTAGTCGCTGAAAAGGTTTGGCATGGGTTTTTAGAATTAATTGATAAACGTGCCAACGGTGAATATTTTATTGATACTTGGCAAGATGCATTGGAACATATCAGCGACATTTTGAGTAGTAAAATTATATCAAAAGAAGTTACTGAATATTTGATTGAGTTGATTCAGAATGAAAAGGATATTAGACTCAAAAACGATTTAAAAGAACGTTTACAGCTATATTTTAATTCTTTTTTGAATGTAAATTTTCACGATTCGAATCGAAAAAAAAGTCCTCAAATTGAAAGCGCAATCAATACTTTTTATGGCTTTTGGACAATTTTTTCACATTTAGATATTGACAAAAATTATATTCCATCACAATATAAAGATACGTTTGTACAATTGTTAAAATGGTCACTTTCGCAACGGCATTTGTATTATAATTTGTCCTACCAAGATTTGAGTCATTCAAACCTGAAAGGTGTGAATTTTCATGAAGTTGATTTAAACCATACCGATTTATCATATTGCTCTTTACAAGGTGCATCATTTGAAAATGCATCTATCACTAAATCAAATTTTTATAGTTCTGAATTGCACAGAATTGACTTTTCGTATGCTATGATATATGATACAGACATTTCATATTGCACTTTGATCAACTGTAATCTTTCTAGTATTATTGTCGAAAAATGTGATTTCGCACATACAGATTTTTTAAAGTGTTTCTATTTAAGTGCGAGTTTTGAAAATTGCAATTTTACAGAAATTTCAAATATGAGTAAAGTAGATTTGTATTTGTGTGAAAAAATGATTGCTCCAAATAATTTAGATAAATTAATTAAAGATTCGCTTCCAGACGAAAAATTAACTAAGAATACATCAATTATTGGAAATGAATTATTCGAATGA
- the mazG gene encoding nucleoside triphosphate pyrophosphohydrolase encodes MNSRKAQVEAFDRLLTIMDELRAQCPWDKKQTLESLRHLTIEETYELGDAILENDLNEVKQELGDLLLHIVFYAKIGSETNDFDIADVANGICEKLINRHPHIYSDVVVKDEEEVKRNWENLKLKEGKKSVLQGVPKSLPALVKANRIQDKVAGVGFDWEKPEQVWEKLEEELEEFKVEVAKNDKEAMEAEFGDVLFSMINYARFLKIDPENALERTNKKFIKRFQYLEQKAASQNKQLVDMTLAEMDVFWEEAKRL; translated from the coding sequence ATGAATTCCAGAAAAGCACAAGTAGAAGCCTTTGATCGTTTGTTAACTATTATGGACGAATTGCGCGCGCAATGTCCGTGGGACAAAAAACAAACGCTCGAAAGTTTACGCCATTTAACGATTGAAGAAACGTATGAGTTAGGCGACGCAATTCTGGAAAATGACTTAAATGAAGTCAAACAAGAACTCGGCGATTTACTATTACACATCGTATTCTACGCAAAAATAGGAAGCGAAACGAACGATTTCGATATAGCAGATGTTGCAAACGGAATCTGTGAAAAACTCATCAATCGTCATCCGCATATTTACAGTGATGTTGTGGTAAAAGATGAAGAAGAAGTGAAACGGAATTGGGAAAATCTGAAACTAAAAGAAGGAAAAAAATCGGTTTTACAAGGCGTTCCAAAAAGTTTACCAGCATTGGTAAAAGCAAACCGAATTCAAGATAAAGTTGCTGGCGTAGGATTTGATTGGGAAAAACCCGAACAAGTTTGGGAAAAACTAGAAGAAGAACTGGAAGAATTCAAAGTAGAAGTTGCAAAAAATGACAAAGAAGCAATGGAAGCCGAATTTGGAGATGTATTATTTTCGATGATTAATTACGCACGTTTCCTCAAAATAGATCCTGAAAATGCATTAGAGCGCACAAATAAGAAATTCATAAAGCGTTTTCAATACTTGGAACAAAAAGCCGCTTCGCAAAACAAACAACTCGTAGATATGACGCTTGCTGAAATGGACGTTTTCTGGGAAGAAGCTAAGAGGTTGTAG
- a CDS encoding DUF349 domain-containing protein, with product MMLEEKDDNLQNAEGNLESQSTNEVEATEAKNEVENTESEEVVETENEVEAEIEATEDETAEVKSENEVETTENETIVETAEVESENEVEAENTENETVVETAEVESEQVADESEQTIEEHQEAVKQVSESVAEDSEDESANKRHEIPVLEYDTMTMEALVVELEKLVQNEKVQAIKDHVDGIKSEFNQKFNEVLEQSKEDFLAEGGNIIDFHFSLPIKGKFNVAYNAYRSKRTDYYKSLEKDLHANLARRLALIEELKGLLNVEENINTTYKQFKKIQEEWRTAGSIPKTQYNNVWRTYHHHVERFYDFLHLNRDLRDLDFKHNYTEKQKIVARAEELAQENDVIHAFRELQNLHRLWKEDIGPVAKELREDIWNKFSAATKSIHDRRQDYFKNIDKVYEQNLVVKEEIIEKINAISTGSYTVHNQWQNKIKEIEKLREEFFKAGKVPIKVNEATWSKFKHAVRDFNANKNTFYKSLKKEQQDNLAKKLALIELAESLKDNDDWNDTTPRMKKVQADWKKVGHVPKKISDKVWKQFKNACNHYFDKLHAQKNEANKEEEEALEKKKALLEAMETLELSGDTKQDIETIKEKIAEWKSIGRVPFSKKNIDNKFNKVIDGLFKKLDIDKQESELIKYSNRLDNLDAEKINSEKIFIRRKTDEISAEIRQLENNLQFFSNSSSNSPMLKKVHQDLDRHKKALETWKGKLDQLRSL from the coding sequence ATGATGTTAGAAGAAAAAGATGATAACCTGCAAAACGCAGAAGGAAATTTAGAATCACAATCAACCAATGAAGTTGAAGCTACTGAAGCTAAAAATGAAGTTGAAAACACTGAAAGTGAAGAAGTTGTAGAAACTGAAAATGAAGTTGAAGCGGAAATTGAAGCTACCGAAGATGAAACTGCTGAAGTTAAAAGCGAGAATGAAGTTGAAACTACTGAAAATGAAACGATTGTAGAAACTGCTGAAGTTGAAAGTGAGAATGAAGTTGAAGCTGAAAACACTGAAAATGAAACTGTTGTAGAAACTGCTGAAGTTGAAAGTGAACAAGTTGCAGATGAATCAGAGCAAACGATAGAGGAACATCAAGAAGCTGTGAAGCAAGTCAGTGAAAGCGTTGCCGAAGATTCGGAAGATGAAAGTGCTAATAAACGCCACGAAATTCCTGTGCTAGAATATGATACTATGACTATGGAAGCATTGGTTGTAGAATTGGAAAAATTGGTGCAAAACGAGAAGGTTCAAGCAATAAAAGATCATGTTGATGGAATTAAATCTGAATTCAATCAAAAATTCAACGAAGTTTTAGAACAAAGTAAAGAAGACTTTTTAGCGGAAGGCGGTAATATTATTGACTTCCATTTTTCATTGCCAATTAAAGGAAAATTTAACGTCGCGTACAATGCATATCGCAGCAAACGCACAGATTATTATAAGAGTTTAGAGAAAGATTTACATGCCAATTTAGCAAGACGTTTAGCACTAATTGAAGAATTGAAAGGTTTGTTGAATGTGGAAGAAAACATCAACACAACGTATAAACAATTTAAGAAAATTCAAGAAGAATGGCGTACTGCGGGTTCTATTCCGAAAACGCAATACAATAATGTTTGGCGAACGTATCATCATCATGTAGAACGTTTTTACGACTTTTTACACTTGAATAGAGATCTTCGCGATTTAGATTTTAAACATAATTATACTGAAAAACAAAAAATTGTAGCACGTGCTGAAGAATTAGCGCAGGAAAATGATGTGATTCACGCATTCCGCGAATTGCAAAATTTACACAGACTTTGGAAAGAAGATATTGGTCCTGTTGCAAAAGAATTACGTGAAGACATTTGGAATAAATTCAGCGCAGCTACAAAGTCAATTCATGACAGGCGTCAAGATTATTTTAAAAATATTGATAAGGTTTACGAACAGAATTTAGTCGTAAAGGAAGAAATTATCGAGAAGATTAATGCTATTTCTACTGGAAGTTATACAGTTCACAATCAGTGGCAGAATAAGATTAAAGAGATTGAAAAGTTACGTGAAGAATTTTTCAAAGCAGGAAAAGTTCCGATTAAAGTTAACGAAGCAACTTGGTCAAAATTTAAGCATGCTGTTCGTGATTTTAATGCGAATAAAAATACGTTTTACAAGTCTTTAAAGAAAGAACAACAAGATAATTTAGCGAAGAAATTAGCGTTGATTGAGTTGGCAGAATCGTTGAAAGATAACGACGATTGGAATGATACGACGCCAAGAATGAAGAAAGTGCAAGCCGATTGGAAAAAGGTTGGACATGTGCCAAAGAAAATTTCTGACAAGGTTTGGAAGCAATTTAAAAATGCTTGTAATCACTATTTTGACAAGTTACACGCACAGAAAAACGAAGCTAATAAAGAGGAAGAAGAAGCTTTAGAGAAAAAGAAAGCGTTGTTAGAAGCAATGGAAACCCTAGAATTATCGGGCGATACGAAACAAGATATTGAAACGATTAAGGAAAAAATTGCCGAATGGAAATCCATTGGTCGTGTTCCGTTTAGCAAGAAAAATATTGATAATAAGTTCAATAAAGTTATTGACGGATTGTTCAAGAAATTGGATATTGACAAGCAAGAATCTGAGTTGATTAAGTATAGCAATCGATTAGATAATTTAGATGCAGAAAAGATTAATTCTGAGAAGATTTTTATTCGTAGAAAAACGGATGAGATTTCTGCCGAAATTCGTCAGTTGGAAAATAATTTACAGTTTTTCTCCAATTCGTCTTCTAACAGTCCAATGTTGAAAAAAGTACACCAAGATCTTGATAGACATAAGAAAGCGTTAGAAACTTGGAAAGGGAAATTGGATCAGTTGCGATCATTGTAG
- a CDS encoding shikimate dehydrogenase family protein yields MENEQKMSKSLFGLLGKHISYSFSKGYFTKKFKVLKLANYSYVNFDIPSIEDFPKIFEKNTTIKGMNVTIPYKETVIPYLDDLHKKAKKIGAVNTIKIQKDGSLKGYNTDCYGFEKSIKPHLKRHHKKALILGTGGASKAIAFVFEELNISYKYVSRKPKNNQSISYQDLSEKIMKSHSIIVNCTPLGTFPKIEDCPDIPYKYVSKDFLLFDLIYNPSETTFLKLGRLQGAQIVNGSKMLEFQAEKAWKIWNS; encoded by the coding sequence ATGGAAAACGAACAAAAAATGTCTAAATCACTATTCGGATTGCTCGGAAAACATATCTCCTACTCGTTTTCAAAAGGATATTTCACGAAGAAATTTAAAGTGCTAAAACTAGCTAATTATTCATATGTAAATTTTGATATTCCATCTATTGAAGATTTTCCTAAGATTTTTGAAAAAAACACCACAATCAAAGGAATGAATGTAACAATTCCGTACAAAGAAACGGTAATTCCGTACTTAGATGATTTACACAAAAAAGCAAAAAAAATTGGTGCTGTAAATACGATTAAAATTCAAAAAGATGGAAGTCTAAAAGGATACAATACAGATTGTTACGGATTCGAAAAATCAATCAAACCACATCTTAAAAGGCATCATAAAAAAGCATTAATTTTAGGAACTGGCGGCGCATCAAAAGCGATTGCATTTGTGTTTGAAGAATTGAATATTTCGTATAAATATGTTTCTCGGAAACCGAAAAATAATCAATCCATATCCTATCAAGATTTAAGCGAAAAAATCATGAAATCACATTCAATAATTGTGAATTGTACGCCTTTAGGTACGTTTCCAAAAATTGAAGATTGCCCAGATATTCCGTATAAATATGTTTCTAAAGACTTTTTATTGTTCGATTTAATCTACAATCCGTCCGAAACTACCTTTCTGAAACTCGGACGCTTACAAGGCGCTCAAATTGTAAATGGTTCCAAAATGTTAGAATTTCAAGCAGAAAAAGCTTGGAAAATATGGAATTCTTAA
- a CDS encoding DUF368 domain-containing protein, whose product MINTNKSKQNTRTLKDKILLIVKGLAMGAANKVPGVSGGIVAFVAGFYEEFIFSLQRVNGKAFKLLFNGRFKGFYQYINGRFLSLLILGMLISYFSVSKILDYFIQHYELYVWSAFFGMILGSIYYIAKDFNHWNRTTILSLLIGISVGIAISLMNPAMKNDHLGFVFLCGIISVSGMTLPGLSGSFILILLGNYVLLLVDSVNALYDTISDIVRGDFSFTSDSQRIIDLKILAVFTAGSAVGLVTLSHLLSYVLKHYKNITTAIIIGFISGSLGVVWPWKETIYKVNEAGVYLQDSNGKQIIQNYKRLIPDISASETWIAVFFIGIGISVVLAIDWYGKRTKNV is encoded by the coding sequence ATGATTAACACGAACAAAAGCAAGCAAAACACGCGAACGCTCAAAGATAAAATCTTACTTATCGTCAAAGGTTTGGCTATGGGCGCAGCGAACAAAGTTCCTGGTGTTTCTGGCGGAATCGTAGCATTTGTTGCTGGTTTTTACGAAGAATTTATCTTCTCGTTGCAACGCGTTAATGGAAAAGCGTTCAAACTACTTTTTAACGGACGATTTAAAGGTTTCTATCAATACATAAACGGACGGTTTTTAAGTTTATTGATTCTGGGAATGTTAATCAGTTACTTTAGTGTTTCCAAAATCCTTGATTATTTCATTCAGCATTACGAACTCTATGTTTGGTCTGCTTTTTTTGGGATGATTCTCGGTTCTATTTATTACATCGCAAAAGATTTTAACCACTGGAATCGAACTACAATCCTAAGTTTGCTGATTGGAATTTCTGTTGGAATTGCCATTAGTTTGATGAATCCTGCAATGAAAAATGATCATTTAGGTTTTGTCTTTTTATGTGGAATTATCAGTGTTTCAGGAATGACATTGCCTGGACTTTCTGGTTCGTTTATCTTAATATTACTCGGAAACTATGTATTATTATTGGTCGATTCTGTAAATGCATTATATGACACAATTTCAGATATAGTTCGTGGCGATTTTTCTTTTACTAGCGATTCTCAACGCATTATCGATTTAAAGATTTTAGCAGTATTTACTGCAGGTTCTGCTGTCGGATTGGTTACATTATCGCACCTTTTAAGTTATGTCTTAAAACATTACAAAAATATCACAACGGCAATAATTATTGGATTTATTTCTGGTTCACTTGGCGTAGTTTGGCCTTGGAAAGAAACCATTTACAAAGTAAACGAAGCTGGCGTCTATTTGCAAGATTCAAACGGAAAGCAAATTATTCAAAATTACAAACGACTCATTCCTGATATTTCTGCAAGCGAAACGTGGATTGCTGTATTTTTTATTGGCATCGGAATTTCAGTAGTGTTAGCTATAGATTGGTATGGAAAACGAACAAAAAATGTCTAA